The Penaeus monodon isolate SGIC_2016 chromosome 5, NSTDA_Pmon_1, whole genome shotgun sequence genome window below encodes:
- the LOC119572914 gene encoding LOW QUALITY PROTEIN: filaggrin-like (The sequence of the model RefSeq protein was modified relative to this genomic sequence to represent the inferred CDS: inserted 1 base in 1 codon) has translation MGNQNSGSVALSQPPPNWTQSFPRENKRLKKYGATTENKVLPERVPGQRLRPTENGHLLQSKGTITARRMSEFHAPHHPGFPPPTSLHQPYPPHHPPHHVLQPPHSASMTALHNPHLHDERAASIHDLRFGRPPSKNYASEPDLRGPTPAPITPPQTQHTIISQSPTKGRIKSKKKYKAPPAPAENAMDTHSLPRGAERSHSISDIAMQDQWSQWPGPSSRPRDSPHEAQKSKPRKIGLFRKKNESRRPIPGEDQRSSSEEQDRLRAVSEERQSAVSRSPRRSPREEIRERARSLDCLQHELSHPPVSPGRPVAATSLTHLHHTQEPRMWSTLERDSRRRSSSREMDSRKSSTLERDSRKSSAIERESRRSSTLERDHQKSHRRMSTLERKLEERKQWAGEASTPLAGRMSTRLDSYRENSSHRRSSSSGSHHELIKKXENRNIKDEWDMAEAEMKKKNSSTKIDDEWDKAEREVIQRKKMSASLQAELISTVKNLKKSSEPEVNVSTLTRKNKETEKRSSGPSSRNAAVATDHNTSQPKTFFFGMEPEVQRDTRGETNTGLHKIKNQEEIAKMKNQEEAAKTKNQDEVRITGQTVEFSRRTLERAEKSRSRSRSARKESHKATADETDAGTKHQSHADRRKLSRDVEEFAIAIERHKMSRTDGESRASGSSRREDGGYHSRQNSGSLYLDHEHSDQMEGEVSINLRPTLPRRQYEIPRFSPNAAWRSLSLERASRQKEPLNESRSSEDPDSVYETKIQRYTRPTAPPRGSGEKSADSGISGDAGSPGPTHEFEPLSPPEKTKSSSGPLAVSSPVASGRPEVRRAWTPAQDLDDNSLDGSGEQPGLPQGLSTPPKLTSRSNMFGKSPEITTEPETEPDSPVETEVILELIMSEKKDNWPKWKKRTGGGDNIPQKFNSLRKLKRSVSGAIVALGRKSPGGEDSLQRSRSPEDPQSQPLGDDVTWRDNWSMSRSIPNSLNTCEEQDSVSNLSSSRAARSRSESRIGGNGAPDVPYDESRSRTPSYLQHGGAGHIMYLPEYNSRKVLRGDSGNEDENDRHYDHHNMRPLSPDNERKPPSGDEDPALPPESYHGPSSLPVNIPDSHPHLKKSKGKKFSYQSTVRILEKRKLEEKLAREVAEKERLRLKEIEAMKKVEEEFQKKREREKKKLKQQLKLFHMQQQQQPQKPQHSHNNSYSSDEHPSSSYSSDQQEVSSQDSSRPPLPRSSPPQQSYGSPFSSLPPELPAESSPGLLSGIKSWVKGRRESRSSSTSTTTTLTSAPRQEPDGAPASSPRKTSDDYSSSSAASSRKNSEDLKANPREEFRAEIIAASRKRSGDARVAGVVGGGHESPSRSKHSSGARKSVYNHLNDGAERESRRYKYYHHQEESQQQYHSRHHHREGSRRSQSPESRRLTQELPEFHQERREYREYRSSSRHSHSPPGRIPSSPPVSVTPTGSNRSSNYRRDFCRGNAHVIGPNVVSVKMKRHDESDRFSKHSSDDRRSVGSSGVHRSASVDLLETGSSSSSSTARHHQSSHHLADTSLSHNYTRMNGYPPVDSSPARFAHSMLTPFNASKGYRPVSFSPPPPTKILPVN, from the exons ATGGGTAATCAAAACAGCGGTAGCGTGGCTCTTTCGCAGCCGCCGCCGAATTGGACACAAAGCTTTCCTCGTGAGAATAAGCGACTCAAGAAATATGGTGCTACAACGGAAAATAAG GTGTTGCCAGAGAGAGTGCCAGGACAACGTTTACGCCCGACTGAAAATGGACACCTCCTCCAAAGCAAGGGCACAATAACAGCCCGACGGATGAGTGAATTCCATGCACCCCATCACCCaggttttcctcctcctacttcccttcaCCAGCCATATCCTCCCCACCATCCGCCTCACCATGTGCTCCAGCCTCCTCATTCGGCCTCCATGACTGCTCTCCACAATCCCCATCTCCATGACGAGCGAGCAGCGTCCATTCATGATCTGAGGTTTGGGCGTCCTCCTTCCAAGAACTATGCGAGTGAACCGGATCTGAGAGGGCCAACCCCTGCACCCATTACGCCGCCACAAACCCAACATACAATCATCAGTCAGTCGCCAACAAAAGGCAGAATAAAATCGAAGAAGAAGTACAAGGCCCCTCCTGCTCCCGCTGAGAATGCTATGGACACACACTCCCTTCCTCGAGGAGCTGAGCGATCCCATTCCATAAGTGACATAGCCATGCAGGACCAGTGGTCACAATGGCCCGGACCGAGTTCAAGGCCCAGAGATTCCCCTCACGAAGCTCAGAAGTCGAAGCCTCGTAAGATTGGCCTTTTCCGCAAGAAGAACGAATCCCGTCGACCAATACCTGGTGAGGATCAGAGAAGTTCTAGCGAGGAGCAAGACCGATTGCGAGCAGTTAGTGAGGAGAGACAGTCTGCTGTATCCCGTTCACCACGACGTTCACCACGCGAAGAAATCCGTGAACGTGCGCGTAGTCTCGACTGCCTGCAGCATGAATTAAGCCATCCTCCTGTGTCCCCTGGAAGGCCAGTAGCAGCCACGAGCCTGACACACCTCCACCATACACAGGAACCTCGCATGTGGTCCACACTAGAAAGGGATTCTCGTCGCCGATCAAGTTCACGTGAAATGGATTCAAGAAAAAGTAGCACACTAGAACGTGATTCACGGAAGAGCAGCGCTATCGAGAGGGAATCAAGAAGAAGCAGCACCTTGGAAAGGGATCACCAGAAGAGCCACCGCAGAATGAGCACACTGGAACGGAAGCTCGAAGAGAGGAAGCAATGGGCAGGTGAAGCATCTACTCCACTGGCTGGAAGAATGTCCACTCGCCTTGACTCCTATCGAGAAAATTCTTCACATCGCCGTTCGTCATCCAGTGGCTCTCATCATGagttaataaaaa aagaaaacaggaacATCAAAGACGAGTGGGACATGGCAGAagctgaaatgaaaaagaaaaacagcagtacaaaaatagatgatgaatgggataaagcagagagagaagttATACAGCGCAAGAAGATGTCAGCAAGTCTTCAAGCTGAACTCATTAGCACTGTAAAGAACCTGAAGAAGTCTTCAGAACCTGAGGTCAATGTGTCAACCCTGACAAGGAAgaataaggaaacagaaaaacGGTCATCCGGGCCATCTAGTCGTAATGCCGCTGTGGCTACTGACCACAATACCTCACAGCCAAAAACCTTCTTCTTTGGAATGGAACCTGAGGTACAACGTGACACGCGAGGTGAAACAAATACTGGTCTTCACAAAATCAAAAATCAGGAAGAAATAGCTAAGATGAAGAATCAAGAAGAAGCAGCCAAGACAAAGAATCAAGATGAAGTGCGTATCACTGGCCAGACAGTGGAGTTCTCACGTCGTACCCTCGAGCGTGCTGAGAAGAGTCGAAGTCGCAGCCGTAGCGCCCGCAAAGAGAGTCACAAAGCGACTGCTGATGAAACTGACGCTGGCACCAAACATCAGAGCCATGCAGATCGCCGCAAACTATCACGTGATGTTGAAGAATTTGCGATTGCAATTGAAAGGCACAAAATGTCCCGAACTGATGGAGAAAGCAGGGCAAGCGGTTCTTCTCGGCGTGAGGACGGAGGTTATCACTCACGACAAAACTCTGGCAGTTTGTACCTGGATCATGAACACAGTGACCAGATGGAAGGTGAAGTTAGCATTAACCTCCGCCCTACACTTCCTCGACGCCAGTACGAGATTCCCAGATTCAGTCCTAATGCTGCTTGGCGCTCTTTAAGCCTTGAGCGAGCTAGCCGACAGAAGGAACCCCTTAATGAGAGTCGCAGTAGTGAAGACCCAGATTCTGTGTATGAGACAAAAATCCAGAGGTACACAAGGCCAACAGCTCCTCCTCGAGGGTCTGGTGAGAAATCTGCTGACTCAGGCATCTCAGGTGATGCTGGAAGCCCTGGACCGACTCATGAATTCGAACCTCTCAGTCCACCAGAGAAAACCAAGAGTTCATCTGGACCCCTGGCAGTATCGTCACCTGTGGCTTCAGGGCGTCCTGAAGTCAGGAGAGCTTGGACACCTGCACAGGATCTAGACGATAATAGTTTAGATGGAAGTGGTGAACAGCCTGGATTACCTCAAGGCCTTTCCACGCCTCCAAAATTAACATCACGGTCAAACATGTTTGGAAAATCACCAGAAATAACGACAGAACCAGAAACTGAACCAGATAGTCCCGTGGAGACAGAAGTGATCCTCGAACTCATTATGTCAGAGAAGAAAGACAACTGGCCAAAATGGAAGAAACGCACTGGAGGAGGAGACAACATTCCACAAAAGTTCAACAGCCTCCGGAAATTAAAGCGATCTGTGTCTGGAGCCATTGTGGCCCTCGGACGAAAGAGTCCTGGCGGTGAAGACAGCCTGCAGAGGAGCAGGTCTCCCGAAGACCCTCAGTCGCAACCTCTAGGCGACGACGTAACGTGGCGCGACAACTGGTCCATGTCTCGCTCCATCCCCAATTCCCTCAACACGTGCGAAGAACAAGACAGCGTCAGCAATCTTTCAAGTTCTCGAGCCGCCCGCAGCAGGTCCGAGTCTCGCATTGGCGGAAATGGTGCTCCCGATGTTCCGTACGATGAATCACGATCGCGAACGCCCTCCTATCTGCAGCATGGTGGAGCTGGTCATATCATGTACCTGCCGGAATACAATTCACGGAAGGTACTGCGTGGGGACTCCGGTAATGAAGACGAGAATGATCGACACTACGATCATCATAACATGAGGCCGCTTTCTCCTGATAATGAACGTAAACCACCGTCAG GTGATGAGGACCCAGCTCTCCCTCCAGAGAGCTATCACGGGCCCAGCTCCCTGCCGGTCAACATTCCCGATTCTCACCCACATTTGAAAAAGAGTAAAGGGAAGAAGTTCTCCTACCAGAGCACCGTCAGGATTCTGGAGAAGAGAAAGTTGGAGGAAAAACTTGCACGCGAAGTCGCCGAGAAGGAAAGGCTGAGACTGAAGGAGATTGAAGCTATGAAAAAG GTCGAAGAAGAAttccagaaaaagagagagcgagagaagaagaaactCAAACAGCAGCTCAAACTCTTCcacatgcaacaacaacaacaaccacagaagCCACAACACAGTCACAACAACTCTTATTCCAGCGATGAACACCCTTCGTCTTCGTATTCCTCTGACCAGCAAGAGGTGTCAAGTCAAGATTCCTCAAGACCTCCTCTGCCTCGGTCATCTCCCCCTCAG CAGAGTTACGGGTCTccgttctcttcccttcccccggaGCTCCCCGCCGAGTCCTCGCCCGGCCTCCTGTCGGGGATCAAGAGCTGGGTGAAGGGCCGCCGCGAGAGccgctcctcctctacctccaccaccaccactctcaCCTCCGCGCCCCGCCAGGAGCCCGACGGAGCGCCCGCGTCTTCTCCACGCAAGACGAGTGATGACTACTCGAGTTCCTCGGCCGCGTCGTCGAGGAAGAACAGCGAGGATCTAAAGGCGAACCCGAGGGAGGAATTCCGCGCCGAAATCATAGCAGCGTCGAGGAAACGTAGCGGCGACGCGCGGGTTGCGGGCGTCGTGGGCGGCGGTCACGAGAGCCCCTCCCGCTCCAAGCACAGCAGCGGCGCCCGGAAGTCCGTCTATAATCACTTGAACGACGGTGCAGAGCGCGAGTCGCGGCGCTACAAGTACTACCACCACCAGGAGGAGAGCCAGCAGCAGTACCACAGCAGGCACCACCACAGAGAAGGCTCCCGCAGGTCACAATCACCGGAGAGTCGCCGCCTGACACAGGAACTTCCCGAATTCCACCAGGAACGCAGAGAATATCGGGAATATCGTAGTTCCTCGCGCCATTCTCACTCTCCGCCAGGTCGCATTCCAAGCA GTCCACCTGTCTCCGTCACGCCCACGGGCAGCAACAGGAGCAGCAACTACCGCCGAGACTTCTGCCGCGGGAACGCCCATGTGATCGGGCCAAACGTCGTGTCCGTCAAGATGAAACGACACGATGAGAGTGATAGATTTTCCAA GCACTCCAGCGATGACCGACGCTCCGTAGGCAGCAGTGGCGTCCATCGCAGTGCCTCCGTCGACCTTCTTGAGACTGGGTCCTCGTCGTCATCATCTACAGCGCGACACCACCAGTCCAGTCATCATCTTGCCGACACTTCCCTCAGCCATAACTACACCAGG ATGAACGGGTATCCACCAGTAGACAGCAGTCCTGCAAGGTTCGCTCACAGCATGCTGACTCCTTTTAATGCCTCCAAGGGCTACAGACCGGTTTCCTTTAGTCCACCGCCTCCTACCAAGATTCTCCCAGTTAACTAA